aaatcatgtgaaccatgcaacattaaatgttatttctgatctatattaataagtaaatctggaTGTGATTAAAAAAAGGCTTTCTCTCTCTAGCTTTCTCTCAACTCTCTGAGTTGCTGCTATGGCAAAGACGAGGGCGACGAAGCAGGGCAAGCCATGATCACCagcgaagaagaagaaaaaacgtGGTCCTGATTCCTCTGCAGATGTGAAGAAGACCAAGACTATGGATGAGGTGTTAGGAATTGAACCTATCATCTTTTCGGATGCAGAAGAGGGTGAAATCGAAGATCAGGATACAGAACATGAGGCGGGAATTCGAATGGAACAGGAGGATTCACGGAGGGAGAGTATTCGACTGGAATTCGCACAACTGATGGAGGCAAAACAATTCAGGGAGGCGCAACAACTATCTGCAACTGCTGTTGCGAGAGGTACGACTGTTATACTCCCTATTCTGCGATCTGGTAGTATAATTCGAAACTTAGAACCAAGTTTTGCTGGTTCATCATCAAAGCAGAAAATTAAGATTACCCATGAGGATATCCAGGAAGAGGTGGATTTTTGGACTCCTTCTATTGTGTGTTATGTGCTTGGGGCTAATCCCCCAACGTCTATACTAGATGGTTTTGTTAGAAGAGTCTGGCAGGATAAAATTGACCAGGTGGGAATGATCTCCTATGGGGTTTTCTTGGTTCGTTTCAAGACAATTGCAGACCGAGATCATGTCTTATCTGGGGGATACATATTCTTCAACAAACGACCTGTAATAATGAAGGCCTGGAATCCAAACaagaattttaaaaaagaagataTTCATTCAGTGCCTATTTGGGTTCAATTGTAGGGCTTGGAATTGAAATACTAGGGTGAACAAGTTCTGTTCAGGATTATAAGTCAGATAGGAACACCTGTTATGTTGGATTCTTTCACTAAAGCAAAGGAGAAGTTGAATTATCCGAGAATACTTATAGAAGTCTCATTGCAACAAGATTTCCCTAAACAAATAGAATTTGAAGATGAGCATGGTGATGATATCACAGTCTATGTAACCTATGAATGGAAGCCTAAAACTTGTGCTCATTGCAAAGGAGTAGGTCACTCTACTATTGACTGTAGGAAGAAAGAGGGGAACAAAGCTGAGTGGGTAGTTAAAAAACCAGTTGTGTAGAATCGGGCAAAGACAACAAGTGATGAGGATGGGTTTTTATTACCAAAAAAAGTGTGGAAAGAGAAAACTATTGAGCACCAAGTTGCTTCTATTGTGGCAGTGGCAAACTCTTTTAGTAGTTTGCAACAAGTTAATGAAATTCAGCAAGAGATTGCTGATGGGAATATTGGAAGGGAAAGTGATTCATTGCTGGTTCATGAAGACATAGAGACCTTTGGGGAAACAAGAGGAGGGGGAGATCCTCCTCTTCCCAATGGATAAAATCGTTAGTTGGAATGTTCGGGGAGTCAACAACCAACAAAAGCAAAAAATGGTGAAGCAATTTATTAATACACAGAAGGTTGGGTTGGTTGGTCTCCTCGAAACTAGAGTTAAGGCCTCAAAACTTGGGCCATTATACTCGAATGTTTTTAATGGATGGTGCTTCACTTCAAATAATCCTTGGCATCTTGGAGGGAGAATAGTAGTTAGTTGGAAACCAACTAGCTATAATGTTAATATTCTAAGCTGTTCTAGTCAATTGGTTCACTTGCAAGTTTCAACTGTGGATATGAAGgaattattttatgtaactTTCATATATGCCTTTAATGATGAAGATGGAAGGAAGAAATTATGGCTTGATCTTCAAAGTTTATCTACCGTGAAGCCATGGATTGTTATGGgggattgttggaaattattttaccaggatcttagatctactcacaagtatgttgattaacacccaaaatatgaactttctaaaacgatgaaataaacacatataaagtttaagaaaccttacattgggtgcagcggaatataatgactccttccgttcagatatctagcccttgattcctttctgtagcagagcattatcaatatctgaacctggatctctttctctgaatctttgatgctaaaacctccttcttgctaaaagtctttcttcacgatcttcctcactatgattgaggtatcacttgctgtgtgtgggcactactctaatcactaagatttcgaaattcaagagggaagagaaagaagaagtggcagctaaagatagggagagagaaaggctcaggtttttctctgaaggaaaaatagaaaatttaagtgtaaatttcctgaagccttcactatctatttatagcattccactagggttaggtttgaattatttggcattacaataatgaaaatatcagagggaaaaaccctacaaaagtggccggccctaattagtggatttgggcctcactttttgcaattttgcagttttatcttttctgcatctgattttctcaaaaacgccaattttctaattcaaccatttaaatgccaattctaactatttaataactataaataattattaaataatattgtcatttatcatatttattaattgaaccatacaaagtatcataattaacaaatatgcccctaaaactctttctttacaatttcgcccttacttagtgaaaaattcacaaatagacatggtctaatttgagaattataattgattaatcaaaaccaattacatgagtcttacaagcaatattatctcaactagtggggggaccatgggtctatataaccgagcttccaataagtagatcaagaatttagcactaaaattccctaacttattaattcttcgttgaatccacgcatagaacttagaattgcactctcagttatatagaatgctctatatgttccaccatatagacacatcattagttatccattgttataatcctaatgtgatcaatgatcctctatatgaatgatctacactgtaaagggattagattaccgttacaccctacaagggattagattaccgttacaccctacaatgagtactccaccatttatgttcgtttggtcaagctcgaaggagatcatcctttacttactattcgccagatagaagctatagattccatgtttatgttagcgctcccactcaattgcactaccgtgttcccaaaatgtacgtatcaccctgacctaaaagtaggcttaactaacaaatcaaagaacacgaatagcgtcttgagattgagcttaatcataacaggattaagatcatttgatctaggatcaacttggcgatattgacttgaatagatattacggtaagtttaataaatctaagtcaaagttcaatatcggtcccttccgatgcattctccatgcatccaacctgagctttactttaaccaatgctctggaaagaacatagcacttctccaaatgcaagtaaactctgttgtagattatcatatcagtaaaaccctatgtctgataaatctaggaaactttattcacatagtcatgtttactttccaatatgttgacggcacaataaacatgatcaagtatgtgaaaagggtttcagatgaatttatacattatgtatatataatcatgaaataaatcatgtgaaccatgcaacattaaatgttatttctgatctatattaataagtaaatctgattatattgaaatgagttttatttagggcataaaatccaacagggATTTCAATGACATTTTGTCAAAGGAAGAGAGAATTGGCAAGCGAGTGAGGTACTCCTCTTCTACGGAATTCATTGATTGCATTGCTCATTGTAGATTGGAGGATATTAAATTCAGCGGGAGTTTTTTCACGTGGTGCAATAAGCAATTTGGTGATGACAGAATTTACTCTAAGATTGATCGTGCTTTAGCGAATCAAGAGTGGCTGGAAGCATATACTACTGCTGAAGttatttttctgaatgaaagtaTTTTTGACCACACCCCAGTAGTTCTAAATTTTCACAACAGTATTATTAGTGGAAGGAAGCCtttcaaatatttttctatGTGGGAATTGCATCCTAAATATGTTGAAATTGTACAGCAGCAGTGGCGGATTCAATACAAGGGGACCTTAATGTTTCGGATTATTGCAAAACTTAAGAGTATGAAAATTGCTCTCAAGGAGTTGAACAGGGATCATTTTTCTGATATAAGTGCCCAGGAGGCGATTGCTAAAGCCAAACTTGATGATTGTCAATCTTTACTTCAGCAGCAGCCTATGAACGAACAGCTACATCAGCAGGAGCATGATCTCAGGGCTCATTATACCCTTGTTTTCAAAAGTTACTTGTCTTTTTTGCAGCAAAAAGCAAAGATAAGCTGGGCAAAGGCAGGTGATGAAAACTCAGCTTTGTTTCACTCTAGTATTTGAGAGAGAAGAAGACACAATCAAGTTATTACAGTTGTGAATGCTGAAGGAGAAAGGATTGAAGAGCCGAGGGCTATCATTGATGCCTTCATTCATTATTACAACGAATTACTTGGCAGCAGTATGCAAGGAAGGAAATCGGTTCAGCAGAGTATTCTTAGAGAAGGGGAATTCCTTTCCCAGCAGCAAGCGGATTTTCTCTTGAGAGATTACAATCAAGAGGAAGTTAAGGAGGTAATTTTTGCTATTCCTGGTAACAAGGCTCCAGGACCTGATGGTTTTGGGAGttctttttttccaaaaaattgGAGCATCATAGGCACTGAAGTAGCTGAAGCAATCATTAGCTTACTTAAAACAGGGAAACTACTCAGGGAAATAAACAACACTGTTTTAACCCTTGTGCCTAAATTAAAATGTCCTAACACTGTGAGAGATTACAGGCCTATCGCTTGTTGCAATGTGATATATAAGGCAGCCACCAAACTAATATGCTCGAGACTCAACAGCATACTACCACACTTGATAGCATGTAATCAGGGAGGCTTTGTTCAAGGGAGATTCATAGCACACAATGTAATGATATGCCAAGATCTAGTTCTTCATTATGGAAGGAAGTTGACAAAGCCTAGTTGTGTTATTAAGCTTGACTTGCAAAAAGCCTATGACACGATTGAATGGAACTTTATTGAAGAAATGTTGTTTGGATTGCACTTCCCTGCTCAATTCATCCAACTTGTAATGCTATGCATCCGAACTCCCAGGTTTTCATTGATGATTAATGGATCCCTACATGGCTACTTTGAGGCAAAAAGGGGACTAAGACAAGGTGATCCTATGTCCCCTTTGCTTTTTGTGCTGGGTATGGAATATTTAACAAGGATCATGAGGAAACTTGGGCAGAAAACCGATTTCACTTTTCACCATAGATGCAAGGATCTGGCTTTGAATCATCTCATGTTTGCGGATGATGTCCTATTATTTTGCAACGGTGACTTCAAGAGTATCATTTACTTGTTGTAGGGTCTTCAACTGTTCTCTCGGACTTCGGGTTTGCAACCTAATCCCTCCAAATCAGCTATATATTGTCATGGTATGACTCACTCAGAGATACAACGAATTCTTGATGCTTCTGGCTTTCAAAGAGGTGAAGTTCCTTTCACCTATCTAGGGATTCCGATCAGTCCAAAAAGATTGTCACCAAAAGATTGTTCTAGTTTGGTTGAAAAGATGACTCAGAGAATCAGAGTTTGGAGTACTCGGCACATTTCTTTTGCGGGCAGAGCTGTCCTTGTAAACTCAGTTTTGCTAGCAATTCATACATATTAGAGTCAGGTCATGCTACTTCCAAAGAACGTAATCAAAGGGATCGAGAGCATTTGCAAAGCTTTTCTATGGAAAGGGAAACATATGATGACAGGTGCTGGGCAAATTGCTTGGGAAAATGTTTGTCAATCCAAACAAGCTGGAGGTATAGGTTTCAAAAAAGTTGTTGATTGGAATAAAGCAGCAATGTTCAAGTATATTTGGGCAATTGCAACCAAAGAAGACAACCTGTGGGTCAAGTGGATACATAGTGTATACATCAAAGGCAAGGATTGGTGGAGCTATGAGATACCCCAAACAGGCAGCTGGTATTGGAGGAAGATTGTAGCTCTAAAAGGTACGTTGCTGAACTTAGTTGACCCTATCACATTCACTCAAACGACATATAAAGTAGCAGATGGCTATAAGTGGATGTGTCCTACGGTAAATAGGGTCAACTGGAGCAAGGAAGTCTGGAATCGGCTAAATACTCCCAAACACAGTTTTGTGTTTTGGCTTGCTGTCCAAAATAGATTGAAAACCAGAGACCGTTTGCTCAGATTTCAAATTGCAACTGATCCCTCATGTTTGCTCTGCTTAGGGAGTGCAGAAACCTGTGAGCATCTGTTTTTCCTATGCCCTTTCTTTATTGAATGTCTAAATCAGGTTAAGAGTTGGTTGGGATGGAAGACCCCAGCAGCTAACTTAACTGATCTGGTGCGAATCCTAGAGAAGAGATCCATCTCTGCCTTCCTAAGACAGGTATATACTGCTGCTTGTGCAGCTCTACTTTACCTTATTTGGAGAGCAAGGAACAATGTATTGTGGCTACAGACAAAGGAAGACCCGAAGTCTATTGTACAGAGGATTaaaaatatttgtaaaactAGGATACAAAGTGTATGGCCTAGGAAGGTTTCAATAGGGGATACTACATGGTTCAATGAATTGTAACCATTTGTAATTACTTAGAAGGAAAAGATCAGACCTTATTTTATAAAAGGTGCTGAATGGTTGTAAAAAGTCCTTTGGAGTAATGAAAAACACTGctgatttcacaaaaaaaaaaaaaaaagtaaatatgattatattgaaatgagttttatttagggcataaaatccaaaaaactcccacttgcactaatattgaacaaaatgtgcatttcaaataatcccaacaccttgatatacaaatcaagtatagtagtagtaaactccttgtaataggatctgaaaggttgaattaaccacaacctttcctccactattactcttccttaatcacaaaatcattgataatgtgaaattcctctctatatgtctactctcttgggatactggattctatacctttagcaactacttcttggttattcaggaagtaacactagtagttaaggcaatttggaatggtgccaaagatgtatagaactttccttagactgaatcctttcctgcaactttagcattcagtccctttctggtagacctagagacttcaaatgggtttttacacttctccaaaatcactattccacccctagagtaatcaccatcttatcagaaagattttctagcacaaaggtaaatttcaaaatctgatgtggtgtagtctaagagttttaaacacacccttatagactaacatatagttcctcttctttatcttaagatttacttgattgtcttccaatgttcttctcctggattaatctgatacctactcattactcccactaaacagcaggtgtctggtctaaggcatacaaaagcatatctaagacctctcactattgatttatgaaattctttcatggctttatcttttctggaatagttgaaacttttccttagataaataaaatctatgcctaagaagttgtgaagcttctatagattgccattagaaagaaaatgcttcagcatcttactaaagtaagttgcttgcattagagtaagtaattaccaggtataccacaagccataggtttagataaactcaaacctatagtactaggaacaggaagttttgttaagtccattgaacagacttataaacgaaaatttccttttatgtccttgtaatagaaaaatttaggttactccatgtgaatggattaaaccatagttctattggctttttcttattagtttcttatcttgacaatccattacttgtttaaactcacaatggattttaatcactagtgtcttccaagtcataagaaggtgagttcctagaaactctcccactacgacaaggtaccgtgaattatgtctaagaaaactaaatggtattgacctctttggttgtgacaagacagcagaggcagtgggatcatcatatgtcaaataagatgatagaacacttttggaatcaagaaataaatatctcctttatttgctactttattttcagacttagtcattatcttagaaaagtagtatttgtttgaacaaacactttcttatctattgacaatgggatggtccacccctaatcacttagaatagctaacaaaccatggttaacagttctagcttttcttaagattttgattaggacatccatgaatctagtaatgattaacattaagtatacaaccattacatcactctgaaattgtattaccaaagaaggatttaggcaacgactagtaactaatcatcaatatgcaaatcgaaatttctagggaggtaagtttggatataattcgtaaatcaatttaatgatctttgaactgcatatctactaactatttctccacccctatcagttcgcaagatctttaaccacttaccttaatggttttaaccattgctagaaatttatgaaatttttcaaacatttcaaatttctttgcataaggtataatctagagtgatcgttttaagaatacaacgaaaaaactcatatccacccctgaatgtacatccatctgcaaatgagatgaactactttcagtggatataggcatattaactctttgcagagattcatcttgtcaaaaccactatgaacaagatacaaatgccatagattaaaaaaaatgtggtagtgttttttgctgacttaggtttagttacattaaagagttcttagaatagtgcaagtggatcctggtcacagaataccaaactcatattccatacagtttgaatccattgatagaaaatggttattaaacacttggaaaatgtaactgtattgcttcctggaatttagaaatataagaaaatttctgtttggattctaaaattaaagtcaaagacttaatttataccaaataaaatgagtaattctatcttggaccaccactactaatttaaccctaagtctgatttgcccatacaagtaggagatttctaagattaaggatttatatcaattgggaatagaatttcgggattataatcatatgcgtcatttaatttcttaagagaaaatatagaatgacatgaaatgatttatagaccaatcatccaatgatatgttattgagctaattcaaaatgaataagctaagaggaattaggataatttcattatttaaataagaatccaacgatgcttcgattagcgaaagttaaagtaatcttatttatacaatcttcttgttcatattgtaaaaatactagtctaaggtgtcatcaattgatgaacagctagatgtcgcatatacaatatttatctttcgagatctaacactattaggtatgtctaatggtgaaaatccactaggaatttatctcattagataaacaaaccaagttagaccaacaatgaagattcgaaattaaactacaatttactaacagaaaataacatggttcaatataaattcatacacaattcagaaattattaaacatatagtaagtaggaatgacaagtgaaaatactaaaacatacaatcctaaataatttccaaggttttcaacaaactgatatcagtgtcccgtttaggcgagagtcaaagctacgatccattgaatagagttgtcagctcatctaaaatgttaaacattctagcaaccttttattcgatcaagattggaattcagcgttgtcccatttaggcgagagtcaaggcaattctatcttatgagcttccaccattgtttcataatttgcaagtcaaatatggtcgccaccattagggtgatccataccatataaaacacttacaaactacttatctttcgagattaaatggtgcaaaattgctaatgaacgttcctccattagggaggattactcactaaaacaaacgcgatgtaaaaccaacaatggagatcgaatatcttaataataaagctcattatttaaagagagttgtattttctttgattctctttatttgatctatttattttaaatatatatttatttaattaaaatttccaatttagattgaaaaattccaaatataaatttttatttaatatttataaattttacttagttgaatatgaaaataacatgaattatttccatcttagtaataatttccaataaatatttagaaaaatattcaatttaagttgttacaaaattaatttacaactcaaatttaattttctataaatatatattgcatttcgaaaaattaaagtattcaaggatacaatttacgaaaatgcatgttaaaataaaaaataaatcctggaaaaaattattctaatttaatgttggcccaaaattaattaataaaattaatttacaacaaaaaatataattttcttatttaattaaatatatataagaaaaatttcaaatatttaagtatgatgatgaaaatcaacttaaatattaattttctatttaattaaatacactagaaaaatactgcaagcaaaaatatcacctatctagattttcctttgactaattaaataaatttctaataaaatatattttacttcatttattttaattaatcattaaatgaaaaaattatagatttaagttggtccaaaattaaaataaataatttacaactttaatctatttttcaaataaaattcgaaattctaacatttaagaaatgcaatttcgaaatttgattaataaagaaaaaaaatatattttgaaaattatttaaatttagttgaaaaaatcaatttcaactaaaaataattttctatttaattaagtgtcatgaaaaagaaatatttaagtattatgatgaaaatcaacttagatatttaattttcaagttaattaaatgtattaaattcaagaaataaataattaagtgtagagaaggcttaattattaatctctagtttaatactaggaaaaaatatacttaaaataaattgtaccaaaattaattatataaataattaatttcacaatgtataatatttttcctatttaatattagaaataataagtagtctagaaataactatctagaaaatatcttatttgactaagtatcttttcaacaaaatttgaaaaaatatctaatttaagttgtattagaaaaaaaatctagaacttaaacattttcaaatttaaattaaaattaaatatcaaaaattaagttgtaaccacttaatttaaaaatattccattttaagttaatattc
This Cannabis sativa cultivar Pink pepper isolate KNU-18-1 chromosome 6, ASM2916894v1, whole genome shotgun sequence DNA region includes the following protein-coding sequences:
- the LOC115695270 gene encoding uncharacterized protein LOC115695270, which codes for MTGAGQIAWENVCQSKQAGGIGFKKVVDWNKAAMFKYIWAIATKEDNLWVKWIHSVYIKGKDWWSYEIPQTGSWYWRKIVALKGTLLNLVDPITFTQTTYKVADGYKWMCPTVNRVNWSKEVWNRLNTPKHSFVFWLAVQNRLKTRDRLLRFQIATDPSCLLCLGSAETCEHLFFLCPFFIECLNQVKSWLGWKTPAANLTDLVRILEKRSISAFLRQVYTAACAALLYLIWRARNNVLWLQTKEDPKSIVQRIKNICKTRIQSVWPRKVSIGDTTWFNEL